The proteins below are encoded in one region of Oncorhynchus nerka isolate Pitt River linkage group LG15, Oner_Uvic_2.0, whole genome shotgun sequence:
- the LOC115143362 gene encoding PHD finger protein 20-like isoform X11: MSKTPPNRRGITFEVGATLEARDALKNWYPANIEKIDYDDEKVLIHYRQWSHRYDEWFDWTSPYLRPVERIQLRRQGLLDDCPIPVRDGFHVNDKVLASWSDCRFYPAKVLAVNKDASYTVKFYDGVVQTVKGIHVKPFVRERGGGKARSTERNGVKKPQNGRDRRPQEYGPKNKRTRRSTSDQEGDSDTEDGDNNDEDDWHEREVEEKTKRKDSEGDVTKETPSIVKQEEDTEQHAGQNNLGDHVAATVGPTEVKMEEDGGQSEEKPTHLNEGIKKEEVEMKTEYTVLSSPNETKPSTESPNQMSTQTGPVSVPLPSAMSTIDRVEQMSESQPDSAKPAPLALPVKPIRKQGFHNPNRFSREPLYRVIKNQPPPVLSINLDHNPFKCSAVGCTKSFRKAKLLHYHMKYYHGEEQQLEDDLSPTRSTQTRASEKHPSPTSLESPKRRRTISASMHSNVHSPTRTPPSPRSEAKTMNRRTSAPPAVNTQRQQQRALLREKSKENQLDRNGQRPVETETTESSGMDICLSVVKERDRLKDKKQREFLRINLKKKKKKKKVKCECTGSEENIDISIFALQSKLNLPLKFPLSHNHKPESYHFRPGYNQSEQMHVDDEDSISDWSTDSCEWSDDELGAELNNATTPLSLGSVALETGSQEVVRCVCEAEEENDFMIQCEECLCWQHGTCMGLLEENVPDKYACYVCRDPPGQRQSLRYRYDRDWLSSGHMYGLSFLDENYSHQNAKKIAATHQLLGDVQRVVEVLNGLQLKMSVLQTQTHPDLQLWCQPWKRAERPWRRGGSGTGTDAAPSPALTDEGSEKDHKSLARGGAEALMSAAMEKLSRASSSSSSSSSPYQSFQDSYIMSEHCYQKPRAYYPAVEQRLVVETTRRGSELEDSLRSTEDLLEREQRYGGMLETARPKAPTHLNTHTKGSDVGRWGQAEVKREEGVGCGGGGDVDGSGQQHQWQINLLDHIDAVQDEVTHRMDFIERELDVLESWLDYTGELEPPEPLARLPQLKHRMKLLLTELAKVQQIALCCST; encoded by the exons ATGAGCAAGACACCCCCTAACAGAAGAGGAATAACCTTTGAGGTGGGAGCAACGCTGGAGGCCAGAGACGCCCTCAAAAACTG GTATCCGGCCAACATAGAGAAGATTGACTATGATGACGAGAAGGTCCTGATCCACTACCGTCAGTGGAGCCACCGCTATGATGAGTGGTTTGACTGGACCAGCCCATACCTGAGACCTGTAGAGAGGATCCAGCTGAGACGACAGGGACTGCTGGACGACTGTCCTATCCCTGTAAGAGAT GGATTTCATGTGAATGACAAGGTCCTCGCCAGTTGGTCTGATTGCCGCTTCTACCCTGCCAAGGTCTTGGCAGTGAATAAAGATG CGTCTTACACCGTGAAGTTTTATGATGGTGTCGTCCAGACAGTAAAGGGGATCCACGTGAAACCTTTTGTAAGAGAG agaggaggaggaaaggctAGGTCCACTGAGAGGAACGGCGTGAAGAAGCCCCAGAATGGCAGAGACCGGAGGCCTCAGGAATACGGCCCAAAAAATAAAAGAACAAGACGCAGTACCTCTGACCAGGAGGGGGACAGTGACACAGAGGATGGTGACAATAATGATGAAGATGACTGGcatgagagggaggtggaggagaagacaAAGAGGAAGGATAGTGAGGGGGATGTCACCAAAGAGACACCGTCCATAGTTAAGCAGGAGGAGGATACAGAGCAACATGCAGGACAGAACAACCTCGGGGATCACGTGGCAGCCACTGTGGGCCCGACTGAAGTAAAAATGGAAGAAGATGGAGGACAGAGTGAGGAGAAGCCTACTCATTTAAATGAAGGGATAAAGAAAGAAGAGGTGGAAATGAAAACTGAGTACACAGTCCTGAGCTCACCTAATGAAACTAAGCCATCCACTGAGTCACCCAATCAGATGTCAACACAGACCGGGCCAGTGTCTGTCCCATTACCCTCAGCTATGTCCACCATTGACCGAGTGGAGCAGATGTCAGAAAGCCAACCGGATAGCGCCAAACCTGCACCACTGGCCCTCCCAGTGAAAC CGATAAGGAAGCAGGGTTTCCACAACCCCAACCGATTTAGCAGAGAGCCAT TGTACAGAGTGATCAAAAACCAGCCTCCCCCAGTCCTGTCCATCAACTTGGACCACAACCCATTTAAATGCAGCGCTGTAGGCTGCACCAAGTCGTTCCGCAAGGCCAAACTGCTTCACTACCACATGAAATACTACCATGGAGAGGAGCAGCAGCTAGAGGACGATCTAAGCCCCACCAGGAGCACCCAGACACGGGCCTCAGAGAAGcacccctcccctacctctctggaAAGTCCTAAGAGGAGACGCACCATCTCCGCCTCAATGC ACTCCAATGTGCACAGTCCTACTAGAACTCCCCCATCTCCACGTAGTGAGGCCAAGACAATGAACAGACGCACATCAGCTCCACCTGCTGTCAACACCCAGCGCCAGCAGCAGAGGGCTCTACTGAGGGAGAAGAGCAAAGAGAACCAACTGGAcagaaatggacagagaccagtggaGACGGAGACTACTGAGAGCAGTGGTATGGACATATGTCTGT CAGTGGTGAAAGAACGAGATCGGCTGAAGGATAAGAAACAGAGGGAGTTCCTTCGTATTAAtctgaagaaaaagaagaagaaaaagaaggtcAAGTGTG AGTGCACAGGTAGTGAGGAGAATATTGACATCTCAATATTCGCTCTTCAGTCCAAATTGAATTTGCCACTCAAATTCCCCCTCTCACACAATCACAAGCCTGAGTCCTACCACTTCAGGCCCGGATACAACCAGTCAGAGCAGATGCACGTGGATG ATGAGGATAGCATCAGTGATTGGTCCACTGACAGTTGTGAGTGGAGTGATGACGAGCTGGGGGCGGAGCTGAACAATGCAACAACTCCCCTAAGTCTGGGCTCTGTTGCCTTGGAGACAGGCAGTCAGGAGGTTGTGCGTTGCGTCTGTGAGGCAGAAGAGGAAAACGACTTCATGATACAG TGTGAGGAGTGTCTGTGCTGGCAGCATGGCACCTGCATGGGCCTCCTGGAGGAGAACGTCCCGGACAAATACGCCTGCTACGTCTGCAGAGACCCACCAG GTCAGAGGCAAAGCCTGCGCTACCGGTATGACCGTGATTGGCTGAGCAGTGGTCACATGTATGGTCTGTCCTTCCTGGATGAGAACTACTCCCACCAGAATGCCAAGAAGATTGCAGCAACACACCAGCTACTAGGAGACGTACAGCGTGTGGTGGAGGTGCTCAATGGCCTCCAGCTCAAAATGAGCGTCCTACA GACCCAGACCCACCCAGACCTGCAGTTGTGGTGCCAGCCCTGGAAGAGAGCAGAGAGGCCCTGGAGGAGAGGTGGCTCGGGGACGGGCACTGACGCAGCACCCTCTCCTGCGCTAACAGACGAGGGTTCCGAGAAGGACCACAAGAGTCTCGCCCGTGGTGGCGCAGAAGCTCTGATGTCAGCCGCCATGGAGAAGCTTAGCcgagcctcctcttcctcctcgtcttCCTCCTCGCCCTATCAGTCGTTCCAGGACTCGTACATAATGAGTGAGCATTGCTACCAGAAACCGCGGGCATACTACCCTGCAGTGGAGCAGAGGCTGGTGGTGGAGACCACACGGAGGGGATCTGAGCTGGAGGACAGCCTAAGAAGCACTGAGGACCTGCTGGAGAGAGAGCAGCGCTATGGAGGCATGCTGGAGACAGCCAGGCCCAAAGCTCCCACACATCTGAACACTCACACCAAG GGTTCAGATGTTGGTCGGTGGGGCCAGGCCGAGGTGAAGCGAGAGGAGGGTGTTGGCTGCGGTGGGGGAGGGGACGTGGACGGCAGTGGCCAGCAGCACCAGTGGCAGATCAACCTGCTGGATCACATAGATGCTGTCCAGGACGAGGTCACACACAGGATGGACTTCATCGAGAGGGAGCTGGATG tgTTGGAGAGCTGGCTGGACTACACAGGAGAGCTGGAGCCCCCAGAGCCCCTGGCCCGGCTGCCTCAGCTCAAACACCGCATGAAGCTGCTGCTTACAGAGCTGGCCAAGGTGCAGCAGATCGCTCTGTGCTGCTCCACATGA